The Sebastes umbrosus isolate fSebUmb1 chromosome 1, fSebUmb1.pri, whole genome shotgun sequence genome includes the window caaatccctAAGTATGTGAAAAGGTCCTGCATCTTCAGCACTTAAAAACGTAGAATAACACACTACGGCTCACCTTGCCAGAGTGGTCGGGACTGATGGCGATGCCAAACTCACTCTGGATAAAGGTGTGGTTGATCAGGTGAGTCACATCTTTGAATGTCTTCCCATAGTCTTCACTGACACAGTGACAAAGTTGCAGTTAGACCCTCAGACCATAGCTATGACAAATAATGTTTTGCTCAATTTAGTGTTTGCCAACAACCACCAGACATTTCTCACCTCCTGTAGAGGTTGGACTGGCCGAAACGCATCATGAACAACGGCACCTGAAATGTCGTCAACACCAGCAGCACCTGGGGGAAGAGAGCAAGGATTACACAACCATCTCCACAACATCTTGGTCTTAGTCATATATTATCACTCATGTAAACAAACTCACCCCAGATCCATCTCCCACCCAGGCCAGTGACAGTGAACCCATGGTCCTCACTTTGAAGGTGAACTGGAagggaaggggaaaaaaagtttttagaaaacAATCAATGAGTCATTCTTGCAAAAATGTTTCTTGACCAggattattttaaataattctgAATCTCATGtgatattgtttatttaatacTGTGTCAGctgaagaacacacacacacaaacaagagtCCAGAGTTTAGTCTGATATAAACAaagagagtttgtgtgtgtgtctgtgtgtgtttccgtcGCTCGCCGAACGAGAGGACGGAATGAATTGTTCTTACTGTCCAAAGTAACTCGGCCATTTGAATGCACTCTGCGTGTGTGACCTACATTCCCGCCATAATGACAAAGCCGAGGCCGGAGAACAAAACAATCACCCATGTCCCGAGCACagcgagacacacacacactcacacacatactgtacagtaaatgtaggccaaaaatgtacttttcaTAAAATGTATCACTGCAAAACACCAAATCTTACCAAGTATATTTGTCTAATCACTAgtcaaaatatctcataacactTAATATATGACACAATCACCTAACAAGTAACATTTCACTGGGATATAGGGACTTGTTTTTAGACGATGCATCTTGAATATCTTGTTCAAAACACTACTTTTGAGCATTGCAGGCTTATTTTGACACAAGTTCCTAATGCTAGTGAAATATAGCTCAAAATTAGTTTTCTCAGCTAATTTCAAAATCTCttttttatcttgaaaagaCCTAAATATTACATCATCTTTCAAGAAATCGTAGCAAGCAAATGTTCACTTGTTCCATtggcatatttttttgtacctatttcaagcaaaaacattttccagTGTAAATTTCAACATAAAATCTAAAAACAAATCCTTGGTGTTACATCATATTAGAGGCAGAAATAGTTTAGTCCTGaacttttatttcacaacaagtGCACACTGACTGCAAACAACATTCCAGTCTATTCATCCAGAGTGACGTTGGTCGTTTCAGCATAATGTATTGAGCCATCGAAGGtttttctctcccctcctctctcttgctGGCAGGGCAGAGATGTTTACAAGGTGAGCCCAACCACGGAGAGTCTGCATACAGCTCTATAAAGCCACAGGACGACGGCCAGGTTGGGCTGCTGGAAACTCCTTGTAAATAGGTCCAGTGGAAACTGGCTGGCCCCCGACTGTCCAAGTGCGTGAACACAAGTTtccatctctcctcttcatAAATCATTTCATCACAGCCTGCCTGCATCCAACTATTCCTTCATCTCTTAAATCGGTTAATTGCTTGACAACTTAACCTCCCCTCCTTTGCAGTCATCCAGTCAATCTGTTGGTCAGGTAAAACATGTAAAGCATGATGTGTCTTGTCTTCCCAACTCAGTCTCATACCATTAAACCACAGTGTGTTGGCTTCAAATCTGTCAAGGAACATTGTCACATGTCAGTTTTCTCTCTCACCCCGTATTTCTTGCTCTTCTCCCTTTCAATCTATGTCGCATTAGGcaaaattgtaaaataaaaaatcttaaaGCGTTATTATGGCCCATGGATATGGTTTAAATATGATGGATATGGAAGGGTAAACCTTCTTAAACCTCACATGTTATGGACACAGTCGAGGTTTAAGAAGGTCTTAGGTCTCTGCTGGATGCACAAAATTCCAGTTTCACTCATAATACTTATTGATGTCAGTGGTCAATGTCATTGGTATGTAAAGAAGTGGGTAAACTAGGAATATTTCTCTGCCCTCCCATCAAAATATGTACCTACAGAAACATGGCCTGAAATCTGGTCACAGTGACGAGAGCCACCAAGGTAACTGCAGGTCAACAGGTTTCATGCCGTGTCTTGTCTTAGGAGCAGGCTGCCAGTTGCTTGTACACCTGTGTTAAATCTAACCAGCGGGGTGTTTTCCACATCTGTTCCTCTGAAACCGCTGACTGAACAAATGCTGACTTGACCGGCTACAGTTCACTGAGGCTGAAACCCAAACAATCAACAATTGCATTATAAGGCAGGTCAGCTGAAGCAAAGGCTGAGAAAGCTGTGTCGGAGTGAAAACTGCTGTTTTATCTGACTGGAGAAGGGTAAAGCCGGATCGGAAAAGAGAGTTGATGCAAAGGTTCATAATAATCTCTCTGTCCTGTTCTGTGATGGGGAAAACAGAAGCGtagaaggagacagtgaagagaagaaaagacacTTACTAATCAGCAAAAACATCAAGAGATAAAAGTCTGTCCCGATTGGACGTGGCCTCACAAACCAGACATGACCTCATGCTGTATCATGTTGAATTTAAGGGTTCACATCTGCTCTGAAAAGGCTCCTCTAAGCTCCTTCTGCACATTATTAAACTCAAGGTCAATACGTTCAACTTTCGAAGGTGAAGAACAAAATGCAGAAGTGAGtatcacacacactgctgtacatgaacagacacacacatatacgtcCATGCAGACTCAGTAATACACACTGTTGGTGGGTGGGAGCCCAGTGAAGTCCTCTCTCAGAGGTCAGACGGCGACACAATGAGCTCCTTATTCCCTCTGCTCCGGGTTTTAACCTTTCTGCTTCAGCCGTGTTTACACACATAAAACTTCAGAAGAGGAGGTCAAACCCTCTTGGCTCTGATCTGAACACACGAAGCTGTGTACACCAATCCTCTGATACTAGGCTTAGTTTTGCGGGCAGAGACGTACGCTGGGTCGTATTAATGTCCATTCGATTATTACTGTTCAAGAAAACCAGGACTAACCAtgctgattttttatttttgttgattaACCGGTCAGTCTATAAAAGCttagaaaaaagtgaaaatatgtcCATCGCAATTTCAATCTTGTACGggaatgtagagctgcaacgattaatcgattagttgtcaactattaaattaatagacaactattttgataattggtttgagtgatttttaagaaaaaaagtctaaattctacttaaatgtgaatattttctgttttttttactcctttatgactttgagttgttgacaaaacaagacatttgaggacgtcattttgggctttgggaaacactgatcaacatttttcaccattttctgacattttatagaccaaacaactaatcaaatgaatcgagaaaataatcaacagattaaactacaatgaaaataatcattagctgcagccctactgGAACGATTACTTGCTTAATCGAATAGTTGATCGACAGAAAGTTATTTGGATTGAATTGTCTAGcttgtttttagccatgctgTCATGGCTCTAGGGGTGGCAATGACGTCCTGTTCTGTTCTATGTTTGTTAGGTGCTAATTATtagtaaatgttagcatgctaacacgctaaactaggatggtgaacatggtaaaccatagaaatagaaaattCTACGCGaatatacctgctaaacatcagcatattAGCATTGTCTCTGTGAGTGTTTGTTTCTCTGAGTCTCACAGAGCcgttagcatggctgtagactcttagtcttgttcactgttttctgataatactgtagatagaccaaacaattaattaattaattaattaataatcaatatgcccctttcacagcagccattttgacatgtaatTGCAGggaaaacacaggtgtaattgataaagttaattataatcccattctatttagtgtgtcacagccacTCCAGTGAGCCACCATGCACAATTATACCAGGGCCCTGACCCAGCTAAATGGAGCAGggtcataattaatgttattaattacacctgtgtttgacATACAATGACATGTcgaaatgtctgctgtgaaaagtgACTATACAGAACAGAGAAAATCAGCTAATTTCCTCacgtttaagaagctggaaccagcaaagtTTGGGAATTTTGCTTGATAAACACAAACGTTTGactttacaaataaaatgttattgattgattttccGTACGCGAATCGACTGTTAGCACTGGTAAGAGTGTGGAATGGATGCAATTAAATGCAAACACAGATAAGCACTTAATTATTTCTCCACCTTCTAAGTTTCAGGTACAAGTCCACAAGTGCCTCTCTATTTTCACCAGTTTGTTGATCTCATTGGACGTCTCTCTCTGTATATCAACAAACCCACACTTTccataactctctctctctttcaacaTGTGGAACATCaactctgctgcttttcttggtGCTCCAACAGCTGGCTGCGACCCAGTTACGCTTCaccctgaaaacacaacatgtttttttctctacagTCTTCTGGCCAGAGGGGATAGAGgactggataaaaaaaaaaaaaaaaaaaagaaacagcaagCTAGTTTGTAAACCAGACAGAGTCAGCTAAATGAACcttacacaaacatacaaaaaacatgAGGCAAAGCTTGGGCTCtagcaaacaaaacacatcctGTGTAGTCTATCAGGGCCTAAAATAGCCTACACAGAAGCGTAGGACTCGGTCAGACTGGTCTGATTTGGTCAAATTAaacagcaaataaaaaaatggagcGTGTACCACTGATCTAAATGCTCATACTACCTTGTCTGATCTCGATTAAatctagcaaaaaaaaaacttggggAATATTAGTCAGGGCCAGAGGAGACGGGAGCGGTCTGCTCTCAGTGAGTGCGCCGAATCGTTTTCATGCTCAAAAGCTAGCCCAGGTGTCTAAGCCACAGAAATGATGTAACGTCCACTTCGTCcatcactcacactcacacacacacacacaacaggaagaCTGTCCTGTGGAGCTCTGAAGCTTTGGACCACGCTGTTATGCTTGAACATTCCTCTGGACATCTGGGTTGTTCTTGTTGTGCTTCCTATTACACCATGTTCAGTACTTAAATAACACAAGGTGTGCTTTGGTGTATTATAATGTGGGATCAAGGTTAAGATGTGAGAGAGTTAAAAGActagaagaagaaagagaaggcaaaaaaaacaaaagatgctGATATTGTCAAATGCTGTCACATCGGTTTTGGATGTGCCATCAATTCTCAACATCAGCCTGTTACCAGACTGGAAGAACACAACAAAATGTTTATGATTTTTTGTAGTTACATCCTCTATTCACCTTTCATAAAATCCATTAGTCAGTAGGACTAATGGATTTGACCCGGACTGACGATCTAATTCAGATCAATTTAAAAAGTGTAGCAGATAGAAACGAGAAGCTGATCATCAGTAAATACATtgacaactattttgacaatagATTATTTAAGCAATAGTTTAGTCAAAACATTTGCCATTTCCACCTTCTCCATTTTATGCTaattttctctgctttttatCTTTGTAACATCGATCAGAGCTTCAACGATGAGTTGACTGATCGACTGGTCTAATGATTCATCGTTtcggtcatttttcaagcaaaaataccaaacattcaCGGTGGGGCTAAAAATCCTATCAGtttaattcatctttaacttttttctctttttttggcaaatgaattacactcaaaatgcAAGTGGAGGGAAGTGGAGGGAGaatctgtaaccataactgtatataaaaaattatttaagaggtactggattatttacacgatATTGTTATTAAAACGGTTGCCGAttactttttctgtttgtgtcgattaatcgtttaaccTCTCAgattcatttcattcaaatcaaaGAGAGCTGTCAAAGCATAACTACAGAACCATTCATCTTGTTGCATTGGAAAAGCTCCAGTTAAAAGTCATCTAAAAGGTTGATCTGTAGTGATTTTGAAATGTTTGTGAGGTTGTTTACAGTGTGGGACATTATGAGCAGCTCCATGTGCTGAGTGACCACAGACATAATActagtgaccacagacacaccactagtgaccacagacacactactagtgaccacagacacactactagtgaccacagacacactaCTAGTGACCACAGACATAATActagtgaccacagacacaccactagtgaccacagacacactaCTAGTGACCACAGAAACACTActagtgaccacagacacactaCTAGTGACCACAGACATAATActagtgaccacagacacactactagtgaccacagacacactactagtgaccacagacacactaGTTActagtgaccacagacacactaGTTActagtgaccacagacacaccaGTTActagtgaccacagacacactaCTAGTGACCACTCTActagtgaccacagacacactaGTTActagtgaccacagacacactaCTAGTGACCACTCTActagtgaccacagacacactaGTTActagtgaccacagacacactaGTTActagtgaccacagacacactaCTAGTGACCACTCTActagtgaccacagacacactaGTTActagtgaccacagacacactaGTTACTAGTGACCACTCTActagtgaccacagacacactaGTTActagtgaccacagacacactaGTTActagtgaccacagacacaccaGTTActagtgaccacagacacactaCTAGTGACCACACTActagtgaccacagacacactaGTTActagtgaccacagacacactaGTTActagtgaccacagacacactaGTAGTGACCACACTActagtgaccacagacacactaGTAGTGACCACTGACACACTAGTAGTGAACACAGACCCACTAGtagtgaccacagacacactaCCAGTGACCACACTActagtgaccacagacacacagacacaccactagtgaccacagacacacaactaGTGAccatagacacacagacacaccactagtgaccacagacacactaCTAGTGAccatagacacacagacacactactaGTGAGCACACTACctgtgaccacagacacacagacacaccactagtgaccacagacacacagacacaccactagtgaccacagacacacagacacactactaGTGAGCACACTACctgtgaccacagacacacagacacaccactagtgaccacagacacacagacacactactagtgaccacagacacactactagtgaccacagacacacagacacactactagtgaccacagacacactactagtgaccacagacacactactagtgaccacagacacacagaaacagtaTTAGTGACCACAGACAAAATTctagtaaaaagtaaaaagatgccaataaagcttattttaatttaaaaagagaaacatgAATAAGTGACTTACAGAGTGTGTGTTGTTCTGCAGGGTTGCCTCTCCTCCAGGCAGATCTGTACATGTCTGTTCATTCAGTCCTGCGCTGCGTTTTAACTTCTCTAAACTAAGTCGCTCCTCATCACCGACTAACTCCCTCTTCAGCCTCCTCAAACCTGACGAGTTTTCTCCCTCGTGGAGGTCTGAGCCCAGCGcagacgacaacaacaacaacccgaGCGCCAAAATGCAGGACACCACGGAGGAGAGCATGTTTACAAGAAGACTGTAACTTAAGACTCAACgagcagctcctctctctgtcccaaCTGTTGCCCCCCTCTCATCACCAGAAAGCAGCTTCCATAACGGCCCATCCACCGCGGCAGCTGATTGGTCAGCGCCAGAATatcctgctctctgattggacgGCTGACATGTCAAGTGTTTTCTGGTGTTGCACCGCCCCCTGGTGGACAGACTGAGCAATGACCtggacaacttttttttcgttTTATAATGGTGACATTTTATTCTTTGAATTTGAAATTCCAAGAattagaagaaaaacagaacacCCAGTCTGCAGGAcaggctttttttgttttccccaCAATAacattagtttatttttttcttttaaaggtcccatatcatgctcattttcagcttcatacttgtattttgtgtttctactagaacatgtttacatgccgtaatgtaaaaaaaaacaacattattttcctcattctgtctgcctgaatatacctgtatttacgctctgtctgaaacgctccgttttagtgcatttcaacggaattgcaacggaattgcgttgcttaGCAACAGTTAAGGTCCTtgcttacttcctgtcagctgatgtcattcacatacactgcaacaagaaataatctgagacacatttagaatgttcacatttaaaactgtgtaacagtctatatagtgtatatttgtgacatcacaaatagacagaaatcctgatggctcgtttcaaacgcacaatttctgaaaacgagttgtgtgcatttctctgtatattgagcatttcgatactttcacactatgtatatagcacttaaaccttctttataatataaaagatatgaaaatcttacttttgacaatatgggacctttaaaaagctCTGAAAGGTCAAAGTGGATTGATTTTATCAGACCCCGAAGACAAGACTTTATGTGAAACACGTGTGCATAACTTGAATATTCCTCCCAGTTATCTTGTGTTGTACATAGTTATGTTTGGTAACAGCAATTGATGTCTGTAAAATATGACATATGGGGAAGGAACCCAATATATTTTCATCTGgtaattttattatgttttttatgtcttATGTTTGCAGACACTTCAAAGGTGAGAAATGTCAGATAAAACAAGTAATAAGTAACAAGGCGTCATTTTTCATACTTTCAATGTTATTTAATTtactcatttattattattattattattaataataatattttagtaTATAAGTATAAAACATTCCCCTGGATAATAGAGATGACTGTCTTGATGATTCATTTAATGGAAATTGATTTGaatctgtatgtttttttttgtctttgctaTCTTGTTTGTTTCCTTCCTATAAGCACTTGCTTTTGTTGTGATGTAAAATAGTCAAAACGTGCGTGAGGCAAAGTATTTGTAATTGTCTTCTGTAAATCCTCTGTCTactaataaaacataatgaagCTCTGAAATATCTTATGACATTTTAACTATTATTTTAGCAGTTCATGATTATGAAGCCCTGAAACTGACTAAAGGAGAAAAATATAACTGACCACCTCTACgatcataaaaaatattgttagttAAGTATTCAAAATGGagtgtaaaaacaataataaagctTTATAATTTTAACCCCCAAGCagttgattgaaaaaaaaatattcttttacCATCAATCAGTtggtttaataaattaaaatgtacttattttactattttatttctaattaaatagaaaatgtgGTGAGAAAAATAGGACATTTTACACcggaaaatagataaataagtgtgtaccaagacaaaaaaaaaggaaaattaaggaGTTAAAATTAAATAGTAGTAAAGGATAAATAGAAGAGACAAATAAATTAAGTTTAAATTTATTTTGAGGGTCATTTTCTGCCTTATTTAGATAGTGACAGGAAACAAGGGGATAAAGATTGGATAAGACATGCATGGGCAGAATCTTAAACCcctacaatatttttttgtttctgatatacatagagctgcaacgattaatcgattagttatcaactattaaaaaTTAATCGgcgactattttgataataaattaatcagtttgagtaattttctaagaaaaaaaagaagtaaaaattctctgattccagcttcttaaatgtgaatattttctggtttctttactcctctatgacagtaaactgaatatctttgagttgtggacaaaataagacatttgaggacgtcatctttggctttgagaaacactgatcaacatttttcaccattttcggacattttatagaccaaacaactaatcgattaatcgagaaaataatcaacaatgacaataatcgttagctgcagccctaactAAATGATTAAACTACTAAATGATTTTCTTGTAGTTAACAAATTAATTCCTTTTACCATGAGTATCACTCTGTAATGTGATGTTGCCGTGTACATGTAGTACAATACTTTGTCTAGTATTAAGTACCCAGCTTTTAAACATTATACTCGAAACAATAAGAAcaagaaatacacaaaaaatgCAAAGAGTCAGACCACTTTCTGAATACAACAGTTTAATTGTAGTACTGATTCGTAACAAAAaatacccccccacccccacccccacccccacccctacTGTTTTCCTGCCACTCAGCTGTAAGCGCTGGTCAGGCTGCTGTACAGGGTTGTACAGAAACTGAGAGACAAGAAGTAAATTTACACATTACAAAGAGAAGCTTCTTATGCaatcaaaacaaatttgaatGCAGCTATGAGAATGTGCTGATGTAAAGTTGTGGTTGTGTTGTGACTTTGAGCCCAGGTGTACTTccatgtcctctcctctccagcccAGAACTCAAACCAAGACTTTCAAGTCTTTCCTTCTTTAGATATCCTTGATTacatcctccagctcctctttgGAATACATGTGGAAGGTCTTCCCAGGCTCTACCGTTGCCAGCTGCAGGAGAAACACAGATAAAGAAAGCCTGCATGAAACCTGAGGATTTAAACTCTGGCAGTCCTGTACAAACTCAACACTACGTTTGTTTGTTAtttcaaacaaatgtaaaaaataattacactAGGCATTTCTACTGATGTGGTTTCAACTACACATTATCAGACAAGTCCAATCTTCAAGCACCTTGCTGTAGTAAAATCAATTATTCAGAAACTGGGTGAGAAACAACGAACAAACCTCAATGTTGGTGGCGTTGAGCTTCTCCTCCATCACCTGCTTCAGAATGGTGAGAGACGACTTGATGGCGTCTTTTAATGTCATGGACTGTCAGTTACCcagcgagagagggagacatGGAAAAGAAACAACTTGTCAATCCTGGTGATTTGCATGTATTTCCTTTACCTTAGACGACTTGTGCCTATACAGGTTGAAAACATTCTAAAAATGTTCATTTCGCACACACAAGATAGCAgcttattaaagggatagtttgggtgttttgaagtggggttgtatgaggtacttatccatagttagtGTATTACAAATGACAATCTGCAcgccccccagtttggagaagttTGGGAACTGAAGCCCtaatctatgctctcaccaaagcaaccagactccatttaaaaaaacagtaattctacagcggtagaccagcaacccttatgttctgcaaggtaaaattacagttctttttcaatagagtctggtggctttggcaagagcatagacaGATACAATGGCTGTAGTTCTCCGTCGGAATGGGCTGTCTGATGGAAAGGTAAACTGGCAATAATATtctaaactgatttttttaggtgagcctttcttttaggtgccaaaatgtgttttgctgccagTCCCgcccacagcagtacattgctttgctcccgtgcggttactcctgtctgcttctccaaactgggggcatgccgaccatcatctaatgtagataatacactgacaatagataagtatctcatacaaacccacttcaaaacacccaaactatccctttaacatcacAATTTGCTTAGCTAATCTTCTTGTTGAATTTAATCATGCAGTGGTCGGTACCTTGTGGTAGACCTCTTGCAGAGAGCTCTGTGCTCCCTCGGACGCTGAGCCGATGGCCCGAGCATCGCACTGCACAAAGGTTCCTGATGGGTCCATGTGGTACCTTCATTCACAAAGAGATAACAGTCAAGTCTCTGAGAAGTCAGAATTAAAGGTGAACACGtttctgtttaaaatgtcaAGTATATTAGGTACACAAATAGTAATCTGAACGTACAGCTGGGGTCCTTTTTCATCAACTCCACCGAACAGAAGTGCTACGCCGAATGGTCGACTCTGTATAGATGACAGCACAGAggaacagagcagagagagagagaagactaTGGGTTATGGTACTTTACTCGAACACCATCAAACATTAtgcctttggaaaaaaaaaacatgacacgACATGGCTCGGCTTGAGGTTTGAATAGATGAGTATTGATAAGCCAAGTTACTGACCATGGCACCGGGATCAGCGTCTTCCTCTCCAAACTGCAGTGCCAGGTTAGACACAGCCTGAGTCACACTCTCCACTGTCATCGTCTCATTGTAAGTGAACCAGTGGTTCTAGGGAGGAATTTAAACAGATTAATTATAGATAAAAAACAAGGTCATTGAAATGCTTATATTACAGTGTGCTCAGCATTTATACCTGTGTTTCCACTCTCGCTTTGTCAATTAGAGTCTTGGCATCAGCTATCAACCCACTCATGGCACAACCTTTGaggtagaaagaaagaaaattaagaAACTACAGGTCCTGCACCTGCTATAGCCTTAAACAACAATCAGCACAGTCAACCTGGGAGAAATGTGATGTCATTCTTTGTTATCTGAGGGAACATTATTATGCAACATATCACTCCTCTGATCAAACTTTGAAGTCACTTGTAAGGGATATGACTGAAACAGCATCCTATCAACTAAACAACGAAGGTGTATGTTTTacttgggggaaaaaatcatcCCAAAGCTCCCAAAATATTTAAGCAGCTACTAAATATTATCACCATttagcatttttaaaacatttttttaatgagcaTTTTAGTGCTTTCATTAGTGTTGAGAAATTTGGAAAAATATGTAATGCGATATGATTAGCAGCAAATAACATGTTCAAGTTAACTCGTCTTCGGACGGCATGCAAATTTGTGTCTTTCCACTCACCGATGTGACTGTCAATCTCCACGATCTTTTCAATGCTGTTGGGCTCCATCAGCGGAGAGGTGATCCTCTTCTCCACAGCCAGACAGACCCCCTCTGTTGTCTGGATACCGATGGCAGTGGAGCCCAACTGGGAAGGCAAAGCCAGACAAAAGAAAACTTATCAGCTTCAAGGTGGACACTTGTTTTCAAGTTTTGTATACATTATATCACACAGAAGAAGTATATTAGCAAACTGACATGATTCAGTGTGTAATACTCACTTTTATGGC containing:
- the psma5 gene encoding proteasome subunit alpha type-5, with the translated sequence MFLTRSEYDRGVNTFSPEGRLFQVEYAIEAIKLGSTAIGIQTTEGVCLAVEKRITSPLMEPNSIEKIVEIDSHIGCAMSGLIADAKTLIDKARVETQNHWFTYNETMTVESVTQAVSNLALQFGEEDADPGAMSRPFGVALLFGGVDEKGPQLYHMDPSGTFVQCDARAIGSASEGAQSSLQEVYHKSMTLKDAIKSSLTILKQVMEEKLNATNIELATVEPGKTFHMYSKEELEDVIKDI